A genome region from Pyramidobacter piscolens W5455 includes the following:
- a CDS encoding cob(I)yrinic acid a,c-diamide adenosyltransferase — translation MLERGFVQVYTGNGKGKTTAALGLALRMAGNGGRVFFGQFMKGRLYGEHRALSALPRIDVRTFGGPRCLRREEVTEKDREMARRGLEICRQAMLSGRYDLVVLDEINVALWFGLVSDEAVKTFLDERPGKTELLLTGRYAPRWLIERADLVTEMKLIKHYYDAGVMARDGIER, via the coding sequence ATGCTCGAACGCGGTTTCGTACAAGTTTATACGGGCAACGGCAAGGGCAAGACCACGGCGGCGCTGGGGCTCGCCCTCCGCATGGCCGGGAACGGTGGGCGCGTTTTCTTCGGGCAGTTCATGAAAGGGCGGCTTTATGGCGAGCATCGCGCCCTCTCGGCGCTGCCGCGGATCGACGTGCGGACGTTCGGCGGTCCCCGCTGCCTTCGCCGTGAAGAGGTCACCGAGAAAGACCGGGAAATGGCGCGGCGGGGACTGGAAATCTGCCGGCAGGCCATGCTCTCCGGACGGTACGATCTGGTCGTGCTTGATGAGATCAACGTGGCGCTGTGGTTCGGCTTGGTCTCCGACGAGGCGGTAAAAACTTTTTTGGATGAACGGCCCGGGAAAACGGAACTGCTTTTGACGGGGCGTTATGCGCCTCGATGGCTCATTGAACGCGCCGACCTGGTGACCGAAATGAAGCTGATCAAGCACTACTACGACGCCGGGGTCATGGCCCGCGATGGCATTGAGCGTTGA